The genome window AATCCGGCTTTTCCGGATACGCCCATTACAGCCAGGATGCTCCTGACCCATACATCGTCCCTGTCAGCGGATGCGTCAAACTACCATCCGGACTGGGGAAGGATCGGGAAAAAAGGATATGACCCGATCTTTGATGAATCCGTCGAACCGGGAACCGTTTATATGTACGCGGATTATAACGGGGCGCTGTTCGGATGCCTGATTGAAGCCATCTCCGGCAAAAGCGTACAGAACTACCTGAACCAGAAAGTGTTTAAGCCCCTTGGACTGACCGCAGCCTATTCCCCGAAATTCCTGCCGTCAGGAACGAAGACAAAGGATCTCCTGAAAACAAACGGAAAGGTGCAGATATCCGTACAGAAGGACAGGAACCGGACGTATAACAACAAGGCTGATCCGAAGGGGAACAACGGATATACCGTGGGGAAACTGTATATCAACGCGGAGTCCCTGACAAAGCTGGCGCAGATGATGCTCAACGGCGGAACACTGAACGGGGTCCGGATCCTGAAAGAAGAAACGGTCAGGCTGATGGAGGCCGACCAGCCGCTGACGGCGGAAAGCCGGTACGGCCTGAGCACGGTCCGGCTGACTGGATTTGACCGGGGCACCTGGTACGGACACCAGGGCCGGTACAGCGGATTGTCATCGAATATCTATTATCAGCGGGAAACGGGAATTACCATGGCGCTGATCATGAACGGATATGACTGGAAGCTGATCGACAACGTGGTGCAGCCGGCTGTGAGCATCCTGACGAACATGGAAAAGCTGGAAACCCTCTGCATCGGGAAAACAACAGGAAACTGAAGCCGGGACTCCATTGACAGCAGTCAATTAAGTATAAAGGAGTGAAAGCATATGTTCAGATTCTGGGGAGACGGCTCGCAGGAAGCCATGGACCTTGTCAATGCCATCCGGGTACGGAGCACAGAGAATTTCAACTGGACTTTCATTTTTATCCTGTCTGTTGTTTTTTATGTCTACTGGACCGAGATCCAAAAGAAAAATACAGAAGTTGTGTGTGCCGGCCTGGCTCTTTACGGTGTGCACTGGCTGTATGAAATCTGCAACGCGGTGATCGGCAAACTGGCCGGCTATCCGCTGTGGTCTGTAAGCAACGAATCCACAACCTTCATTCTCCTGATCGGTGTATGCTGGGAGCTTTCGATGATGTTTTCCATCGCGGGAATGATTTCCTTCAAGATGCTGCCGCAGGACCGGACAAAGAGATACTTTGCACGCAACGGCAAAGGGGGTATTTCCTGCAAGCTGGCCGGGGCACTGGAGATGGCGCTGCTGTTTGCGCTGGTGGAATCCTTCCTGGCAGGGACAAGCAACCATTCCTTCATCTGGGTTTACAAATGGTGGGGCGTGATCCCGGTATTCATCACGACCTATATTCCTTTCTTTATCGCAAGCAACTATGTTCCGGACCTGGAGCCGCGGAAACGTACGAGGTTCCTGGCGGTCCTGTGGGGACTT of Aristaeella lactis contains these proteins:
- a CDS encoding serine hydrolase, whose protein sequence is MLKRLTAFLLVLVLLVSCMQIVQAEKVQTLKKGSRGAAVKTLQTALKDLGFYNGKIDGVFGKGTRNAVKAYQRKNGLKADGVAGPKTLGKLYAKADDDTAETPSSGSDLPTAADPATGLVILPDEVNSFLQSVQRNSGAACGTLVLSKEGKTFLTWSFGGVDEDTCFRIASITKWVTAIGLMTLFDQGKLDLDKDISSYLGFKVRNPAFPDTPITARMLLTHTSSLSADASNYHPDWGRIGKKGYDPIFDESVEPGTVYMYADYNGALFGCLIEAISGKSVQNYLNQKVFKPLGLTAAYSPKFLPSGTKTKDLLKTNGKVQISVQKDRNRTYNNKADPKGNNGYTVGKLYINAESLTKLAQMMLNGGTLNGVRILKEETVRLMEADQPLTAESRYGLSTVRLTGFDRGTWYGHQGRYSGLSSNIYYQRETGITMALIMNGYDWKLIDNVVQPAVSILTNMEKLETLCIGKTTGN